A segment of the Lolium perenne isolate Kyuss_39 chromosome 3, Kyuss_2.0, whole genome shotgun sequence genome:
TGTAGAATCAAGGAGCAATGCAAACGAAAGGACAGACCCTGTTTTTTCTATATAAATACAAGAAGATAATAGATGTTTGAAGGATCAGCACACCATAGAACTACGCAAAATCAATATATGTAGCAAACAACATGGAAATAGAATACATGAACCCTATTTGCGACGTCAGGATAAAACTTGAAACACAGTAATAGAAATAAAGAATACTTAACCCCGAGATGGTTGCCTATATAATCCAGTTTTAATTGATTCAGTCAAACCAGAGaaagataaaaataaaatttacCGGTATATTGAACGGGGCGAGCACAAGCTCTGAAACTTGAACAAGCCCTGAAAGAAACTTGACGAAATCGCCGTGAAGAACAAAGTCCGAGAAAGCGATTTCGGCTGAACACAGGGATGCCAACTCCTTAAGGACCCAGCCATCATTGTTATCCGAGCAAATCATTAAATGCCTGAGATTTGGGGCCCAGATCACCCAATTTTTGACGTGCCCGCCACTGAAGAGAACATCGCCAAGTTGTAGATTCTCTAGCAACGGGGACGTAGCAATGATCTGCTCAAGTTGGTACTCCCCGGAGTCATGTAACCGAACGGTCGTGAGAACTAGTGTCCTTAGCTCCGGGAAGCCCAGGAAGCCTGGGGGTAGGGGCGGGATGGAGCAGCCGGAGAGACTGAGCGAGGTGATCCGGCCACAGGAGAAGACGGAAGAGGGGAGGGCGGGGAAGCCGTCGCCGAAGGTGAGGCTGAGGATCTCAACACCTCGGCCGGAGATGACGCGGAGCCAGTCGTGGATGCGGCCCGCGTAGGTGTTGTCGAGGTCCGCGCAGAAGCGCTGGACGCGGCCGGGGCAGCGGAGGAGGACGCcatcgactgcccccagccccttCCGCGCGCCCTCGTCGTCTCCGGAGAGGGAAAAGCAGAGGTCGAGGGACGAGAGCTCCTCCCACCTGCGCCGCCAGGCGCGGGAGAGCGCCGAAGTGCGGACGGCGTCGAGGATACCGACGcggatgaggatgtcgtcgaggaCCTCCGGGGGCAGGGAGAGCagggcgtccgccgccgccgccgccgccgcagcggcCTCCGTCGCCCGGCCCCGGCCCCGGCGCCTCTTGGTAGAGCCCCGTGGTGGCATATTTCTGTCAGATCCCAGAGGGGAATCGGACTGGAACGCTCCCGATATGGAGACCTCTCGATCATATAGAGAACTAAATCTAAGACAACTAATTAGGGACAATATTAGGGTTTATTTCCGATAGCTCTGTCGTGCCCATACACATGGGGACTTATAGTCTGGTACAACGATTTCTTACAGCAGTGACAAGAGAGGACGGTGAATAGTAAACAACTAGAACGGTAACTACACTTGACTAATAGTAGCCGTTGATCCTCCAAATCCTCTGTCAGCCGTCCAGATCGACACCAACCACTCTAGTGAGCTAACTGAATTGA
Coding sequences within it:
- the LOC127341373 gene encoding F-box/FBD/LRR-repeat protein At1g13570 isoform X2; its protein translation is MPPRGSTKRRRGRGRATEAAAAAAAAADALLSLPPEVLDDILIRVGILDAVRTSALSRAWRRRWEELSSLDLCFSLSGDDEGARKGLGAVDGVLLRCPGRVQRFCADLDNTYAGRIHDWLRVISGRGVEILSLTFGDGFPALPSSVFSCGRITSLSLSGCSIPPLPPGFLGFPELRTLVLTTVRLHDSGEYQLEQIIATSPLLENLQLGDVLFSGGHVKNWVIWAPNLRHLMICSDNNDGWVLKELASLCSAEIAFSDFVLHGDFVKFLSGLVQVSELVLAPFNIPSNVEMLEILLCTFHNLKSLTLLMHFCKQPPIMLALCLLKSAPNLEKLRIEVVQMIGITWRPNEMSFIELILSKARLLHTLSISHGEQIVMSNEDALNELLRYKRASAEAQVIFKGKAEKYY
- the LOC127341373 gene encoding F-box/FBD/LRR-repeat protein At1g13570 isoform X1, translated to MPPRGSTKRRRGRGRATEAAAAAAAAADALLSLPPEVLDDILIRVGILDAVRTSALSRAWRRRWEELSSLDLCFSLSGDDEGARKGLGAVDGVLLRCPGRVQRFCADLDNTYAGRIHDWLRVISGRGVEILSLTFGDGFPALPSSVFSCGRITSLSLSGCSIPPLPPGFLGFPELRTLVLTTVRLHDSGEYQLEQIIATSPLLENLQLGDVLFSGGHVKNWVIWAPNLRHLMICSDNNDGWVLKELASLCSAEIAFSDFVLHGDFVKFLSGLVQVSELVLAPFNIPSNVEMLEILLCTFHNLKSLTLLMHFCKQPPIMLALCLLKSAPNLEKLRIEIFDEKEQIFEANGEFLNALWTDGMCANLQVVQMIGITWRPNEMSFIELILSKARLLHTLSISHGEQIVMSNEDALNELLRYKRASAEAQVIFKGKAEKYY